The DNA sequence GGTAATCCGCTGGCAGCAGGCCAGCCTTGATCAGTGGCCGCAGCAGGGCGATGGCCCCGGTGGGGTAGCAGCCGGGGTTGCTGACGCGCTTGCTGTAGGCAATGCGTTCGGCTTGCTGCTCGTCGAGCTCCGGCAGCCCATAGACCCAGCCTGGGCTCGTGCGGTGCGCAGAGCTTGCATCGATCACCCGCACCTGCGGGTTTTCGATCGTTGCCACCGCTTCGCGTGCGGCATCATCGGGCAGGCACAGCAGGGCGATGTCGGCGCTGTTGATTGCCTCGCGGCGGCGTTGCGGGTCTTTGCGTTCGGTATCCGGCAAGGTCAGCAGGCTCAGGTCGCGGCGGCCTTGCAGGCGCGCGTGGATCTGCAGGCCGGTGGTGCCTTGGTCACCGTCGATGAAGACAACAGGGGTGTGCATGGTCAGCGTCCGCTCAGGGAAGGATGGCCTATGCTCGCCTGTGGCGTTGATAAAGGAAATTTGAATATCATGACGACAACCTTCAGTTTTACTGAACAAGACGGCCCTTGATATGCGCGAAATCAGCCTCGACCGCCTGCGCACGCTGGTGGTGATTGCCGATCTCGGCTCGTTTGCCGAGGCCGCCCGCCAGCTCAACCTGGCGCCGCCGACGATCAGCCTGCACGTGGCCGAGCTGGAGGCGCGCATCGGTGCGCCGTTGCTCACCCGTGCTCGCGGCCAGGTGCGCCCGACCGCCATCGGCGAAACCCTGCTGGCCCGCGCTCGGCGCCTGTTGGCCGATGCCGATCAGGCGCTGGATGAAGTGCGCCGGCAGGTCGAGGGGCTGACCGGCAGGGTGCGCCTGGGCGCCTCGACCGGTGCCATTGCCCACCTGCTGCCGCAAGCGCTGGAGCATTTGCGTGCCGTGCACCCGGGCATCGATGTGCAAGTACAGGTACTGACGTCCCAGGCCTCGCTGGCTCGCTTGCGCGAGGGCACCCTGGATATCGGCCTGGTCGCCTTGCCGCAGGTGGCTGGCAAAGGGCTTGAAGTCATCCCTTGGCGGCGCGACCCGATCCTGGCCTATGTGCCGGCCGACTGGCAGCCGCCGGCCAAAGTCACGCCGGCCTGGCTGGCGCAACGGGCATTGATC is a window from the Pseudomonas anuradhapurensis genome containing:
- a CDS encoding LysR family transcriptional regulator; the protein is MREISLDRLRTLVVIADLGSFAEAARQLNLAPPTISLHVAELEARIGAPLLTRARGQVRPTAIGETLLARARRLLADADQALDEVRRQVEGLTGRVRLGASTGAIAHLLPQALEHLRAVHPGIDVQVQVLTSQASLARLREGTLDIGLVALPQVAGKGLEVIPWRRDPILAYVPADWQPPAKVTPAWLAQRALILNDSSTQLSRVTGEWFAAAGLYPEARIELNYNDAIKSLVGAGYGATLLPQEGEAAELDRRIVRRPLRPGLWRQLGIACRKGQVERATGYVLQALEQLRQ